A single genomic interval of Granulicella tundricola MP5ACTX9 harbors:
- a CDS encoding DUF2062 domain-containing protein, whose amino-acid sequence MLIAESIREFFRRNVLRPLLLQLRGGVTPRRLAWSLAVGIVIGINPSVGLTTVLVVMLAWVFGLNQVASQIGLHVMAPIHLLLFLPFIELEVFLFHTRRLPLSRRQLEHLSHHPLRMVRDIWLWEWHALVVWVVVAAVLMPVLAVYIRWGLVLLMRRHRALGRVEAVVDGAE is encoded by the coding sequence GTGCTTATTGCTGAATCGATCCGCGAGTTCTTCCGGCGCAATGTGCTGCGTCCGCTGCTGCTGCAACTGCGTGGCGGAGTGACACCCCGGCGCCTGGCTTGGAGCCTGGCAGTGGGGATTGTGATCGGGATCAATCCTTCCGTGGGTTTGACGACGGTTCTGGTGGTGATGCTGGCGTGGGTGTTTGGGCTGAACCAGGTGGCTTCACAGATTGGGCTGCATGTGATGGCACCGATTCATCTGCTGCTGTTTCTTCCGTTTATTGAGCTGGAAGTGTTTCTGTTTCACACGCGGCGACTGCCTTTGAGCCGGAGGCAGCTCGAGCATCTGAGTCATCATCCGTTGCGGATGGTGCGGGATATCTGGCTTTGGGAGTGGCACGCGCTGGTGGTGTGGGTGGTGGTGGCGGCGGTTTTGATGCCGGTGCTTGCAGTTTATATTCGGTGGGGGCTGGTGTTGCTGATGAGGCGGCATCGGGCGCTGGGGCGGGTTGAGGCTGTGGTGGATGGGGCGGAGTAA
- the tssD gene encoding type VI secretion system tube protein TssD, which translates to MALNAYLTLKGQKQGQIIGSVTQKGRENSILVHAYSNQIVSPRDPASGLPTGERMHQPLSIVKEIDKSSPLLWNAFNTNENLTQWTLQFWSPALATTPLLPERQIYTITLTNASIASIHESMLDNEDPTRANYTLREEITFTYQKIQWLWTDGGITASDDWEAPVA; encoded by the coding sequence ATGGCGTTGAACGCATACCTGACACTCAAGGGCCAGAAGCAAGGACAGATCATCGGATCCGTCACTCAGAAAGGCCGTGAGAACAGTATCCTCGTCCACGCCTACTCCAACCAGATCGTCAGCCCGCGCGACCCCGCCTCAGGCCTCCCCACCGGGGAGCGCATGCACCAGCCCCTCTCCATCGTGAAGGAGATCGACAAAAGCTCGCCCCTCCTCTGGAACGCCTTCAACACCAACGAGAACCTAACCCAGTGGACGCTTCAGTTCTGGTCCCCCGCCCTGGCGACCACGCCGCTCCTCCCGGAAAGACAGATCTACACCATCACCCTCACCAACGCGAGCATCGCCTCCATCCACGAGTCCATGCTGGACAACGAAGACCCCACCAGGGCCAACTATACCCTCCGTGAAGAGATCACCTTCACCTACCAGAAGATCCAGTGGCTCTGGACAGACGGCGGCATCACCGCCTCAGACGACTGGGAAGCCCCCGTGGCCTGA
- a CDS encoding SRPBCC family protein: MIHLHEITIIQAPIHRCFDLARSVEVHLLANIHSGEQTVATSGVTSGLVALNQHVTWRARHFGLWQNLTSQTTALTAPTYVQVTMTRGIFHSMQADHHFRTLPSGATEMRDDFRIAAPLPILGLLAERLFLSRYMLALLRERNQVIKQVAESDSEDWRNYLPQPHQQYEAAQ; the protein is encoded by the coding sequence ATGATTCATCTCCACGAAATCACGATCATCCAAGCCCCCATCCATCGCTGCTTCGACCTAGCCCGCAGCGTCGAAGTCCATCTCCTCGCCAACATTCACTCCGGCGAGCAGACCGTCGCCACCAGCGGCGTCACCTCCGGCCTCGTAGCCCTCAACCAGCACGTCACCTGGCGAGCCCGCCACTTCGGCCTCTGGCAGAACCTCACCAGCCAGACCACAGCCCTCACCGCCCCGACGTACGTCCAGGTCACCATGACCCGCGGCATCTTCCATTCCATGCAGGCCGACCACCACTTCCGCACCCTCCCCTCAGGCGCAACCGAGATGCGTGACGACTTCCGCATCGCCGCACCGCTCCCCATCCTCGGCCTCCTCGCCGAGCGACTCTTCCTCAGCCGCTACATGCTCGCCCTTCTCCGAGAGCGCAACCAGGTCATCAAGCAAGTCGCAGAATCAGACTCAGAAGACTGGCGCAACTACCTGCCCCAGCCTCACCAGCAGTACGAGGCCGCACAATGA
- a CDS encoding GNAT family N-acetyltransferase: protein MAMRSDDIVTDRLCLISITPESAGAEKAADGRLGEVTGADVAEGWPPENWEPHVFDWLLAQFAADAGCVGWNRYIALRDGDGGRTLIGTVGGFRKAESMSECEVGYSVVDEYQGLGYATEALEGLMAWIWEDETVASVCAQTFPALAGSVRVMEKCGMRLVGAGFEDGTVLYRVGR, encoded by the coding sequence ATGGCCATGCGGAGCGACGATATTGTTACGGATCGGCTTTGCTTGATCTCGATTACGCCGGAGAGTGCGGGTGCGGAGAAGGCGGCCGATGGACGGTTGGGCGAGGTGACGGGGGCGGATGTCGCTGAGGGGTGGCCTCCGGAGAATTGGGAGCCGCATGTGTTCGATTGGCTGCTGGCGCAGTTTGCGGCGGATGCAGGGTGCGTGGGGTGGAACCGGTATATCGCGTTGCGGGATGGGGATGGTGGGCGGACGCTGATTGGGACGGTGGGCGGGTTTCGGAAGGCTGAATCGATGAGTGAGTGCGAGGTTGGGTACTCGGTGGTGGATGAGTATCAGGGGCTTGGGTATGCGACGGAGGCGTTGGAAGGGCTGATGGCTTGGATCTGGGAGGATGAGACGGTGGCGAGTGTTTGCGCGCAGACGTTTCCCGCGCTGGCGGGGTCGGTGCGGGTGATGGAGAAGTGTGGGATGAGACTTGTGGGAGCGGGGTTTGAGGATGGGACGGTTTTGTATCGGGTGGGGCGGTAG
- a CDS encoding IS110 family RNA-guided transposase, giving the protein MQIHSVGIDLGKTTFHLVALSAAGKVLLRKKFTQKQLITFTANMQTSLIGMEACSGAHFLGRALRAQGHDVKLIPAQFVKPFVKSNKNDFLDAEAIAEAVDRQNMRFVPIKTDDQLDLQAMHRVRDRLVARRTSVINQLRAFLLERGMVFAKTPIKLRQAMPEILENAESNLTPRMRNLVSLLWSEWKDLQQQIVAMNEEVEQIASSDPACQRLRQIPGIGPLVATAIVAAIGNGAAFHKGREFSAWLGLVPRQHSTGGKARLFGISKRGNRYLRKLLVHGARSAVLIVKRERSPFGPWLDGLEQRAPVKVVITAAANKLARMAWAVLSSGNDYRPATAPMPA; this is encoded by the coding sequence ATGCAGATTCATTCGGTTGGCATAGATCTGGGTAAGACGACCTTTCACCTCGTAGCCCTGAGCGCAGCTGGCAAGGTGCTGTTGCGCAAGAAGTTCACTCAGAAGCAACTGATCACCTTCACCGCGAACATGCAGACCTCCTTGATCGGGATGGAGGCATGTTCAGGAGCGCACTTCCTGGGCCGGGCTTTGCGAGCGCAAGGCCACGACGTGAAGCTGATTCCAGCGCAGTTTGTAAAGCCGTTCGTGAAGTCGAATAAGAACGACTTCCTGGATGCTGAGGCGATCGCTGAAGCCGTCGACCGACAGAACATGCGCTTCGTTCCGATCAAGACCGACGATCAGCTCGACCTGCAAGCCATGCATCGTGTGCGTGACAGGCTTGTCGCTCGCCGGACGTCCGTGATCAACCAGCTGCGAGCCTTTCTGCTGGAGCGCGGCATGGTTTTCGCCAAGACTCCCATCAAGTTGAGACAAGCGATGCCAGAGATACTCGAGAACGCGGAGTCGAACCTGACGCCACGCATGCGCAACCTTGTCAGCCTGCTCTGGAGCGAGTGGAAGGATCTTCAGCAGCAGATCGTTGCGATGAACGAAGAGGTCGAGCAGATCGCTTCTTCCGACCCCGCATGCCAACGGCTGAGACAAATCCCCGGCATCGGCCCCTTGGTCGCAACCGCAATCGTCGCTGCGATCGGCAACGGAGCAGCCTTCCATAAGGGCCGAGAGTTCTCCGCATGGCTTGGACTTGTACCCCGACAGCACTCGACCGGCGGCAAGGCGAGACTCTTCGGCATCAGCAAGCGAGGTAACCGCTACCTGAGAAAGCTGCTCGTCCATGGCGCCCGATCAGCAGTTCTCATCGTCAAGCGAGAGCGTTCCCCGTTTGGGCCTTGGCTTGATGGTCTGGAACAACGAGCACCGGTGAAGGTCGTCATTACAGCCGCAGCCAACAAGCTTGCTCGTATGGCCTGGGCGGTGCTCTCAAGCGGCAATGACTACCGCCCAGCAACGGCTCCGATGCCGGCCTGA
- a CDS encoding TIGR01777 family oxidoreductase has protein sequence MKIVIAGGAGQIGTVLARHFHQAGHTVIVLSRTPRSTPWCTLEWDGKTLGPWAAALNEADVCINLAGRSVNCRYNATNRRAILDSRVDSTLALHQAIALVPNPPTVWLNAATATIYRHALDRPMDELTGELGGNEPGAPDTWNFSIAVAKAWEQAFFATPTPHTRKVALRSAMTFSPDPGGVFDVFLALVRHGLGGTNLPGTQFVSWIHETDFIRAIEFLIAHADLSGPINLASPNPLPNRDFLRILRRTWGTRLGLPTTRWMLELGTFLLRTESELVLKSRQVIPTRLLEAGFQFTYPTWPQAAQELVARWRTQHHASRSK, from the coding sequence ATGAAGATCGTCATCGCCGGAGGCGCAGGTCAGATCGGCACCGTCCTCGCCCGCCACTTCCATCAGGCCGGCCACACCGTCATCGTCCTAAGCCGCACCCCACGCTCCACCCCCTGGTGCACGCTCGAGTGGGACGGTAAGACCTTAGGCCCCTGGGCAGCCGCACTCAACGAAGCAGACGTCTGCATCAACCTCGCAGGCCGCAGCGTCAACTGCCGTTACAACGCCACGAATCGCCGCGCCATTCTCGACTCTCGCGTAGACTCCACCCTCGCCCTCCATCAAGCCATCGCCTTGGTCCCCAACCCACCCACCGTCTGGCTCAACGCCGCCACCGCCACCATCTACCGACACGCCCTCGACCGCCCCATGGACGAGCTCACCGGCGAACTCGGCGGTAACGAACCCGGCGCACCCGACACCTGGAACTTCTCCATCGCAGTCGCCAAAGCCTGGGAGCAGGCCTTCTTCGCCACCCCCACCCCGCACACCCGCAAGGTCGCCCTCCGTAGCGCCATGACCTTCAGCCCTGACCCCGGCGGCGTCTTCGACGTCTTCCTCGCCCTCGTCCGTCATGGCCTCGGCGGAACCAACCTCCCCGGCACCCAGTTCGTCTCCTGGATTCACGAAACCGATTTTATCCGCGCCATCGAGTTCCTCATAGCCCACGCAGACCTCTCCGGCCCCATCAACCTCGCCTCCCCAAACCCCCTTCCCAACCGAGACTTCCTCCGCATCCTCCGCCGCACCTGGGGCACCCGCCTCGGCCTCCCCACCACCCGCTGGATGTTGGAACTAGGCACCTTCCTCCTCCGCACCGAATCAGAGCTGGTCCTCAAAAGCCGCCAGGTGATCCCCACCCGCCTCCTTGAAGCCGGCTTCCAATTCACCTACCCCACCTGGCCCCAAGCCGCCCAGGAACTAGTCGCCCGCTGGCGCACCCAACACCATGCATCGCGAAGCAAATGA
- a CDS encoding SRPBCC family protein → MRIEAPVERCFDLARCVEVHLLGTERTGEEAVGGVVTGLIGAGEWVRWRAKHLGVRQELTSRITGFERPAYFQDTMEEGAFRFMQHDHFFRTLADGATEMRDRFCFSAPVPVVGWIVERVFLRGYMERFLLRRNEILKEVAEGDGWRAVLGDRTALG, encoded by the coding sequence ATGCGGATTGAGGCGCCGGTGGAGCGGTGCTTCGACCTGGCGCGGTGTGTTGAGGTGCATCTGCTGGGGACGGAGCGGACGGGCGAGGAGGCTGTGGGTGGGGTGGTGACGGGGTTGATCGGGGCGGGGGAGTGGGTGCGGTGGCGGGCGAAGCATCTTGGGGTTCGGCAGGAACTGACGAGCAGGATTACGGGATTCGAGCGGCCGGCATACTTTCAGGACACGATGGAGGAGGGGGCGTTCCGGTTTATGCAGCATGATCACTTCTTCCGGACGCTGGCAGATGGAGCGACGGAGATGCGGGATCGGTTCTGCTTTTCGGCACCAGTGCCGGTGGTGGGGTGGATTGTGGAGCGGGTGTTTCTGCGGGGGTATATGGAGAGGTTTCTGCTGAGGCGGAATGAGATTTTGAAGGAGGTGGCGGAGGGGGATGGGTGGCGGGCTGTGCTGGGGGATCGCACAGCCCTGGGTTAA
- a CDS encoding M20 metallopeptidase family protein, with protein MLKSSLLACLCATLPFVQQTDVQQTDAQQTAAQTAPAPSLLNTYKQIHAHPELSHYESNTSALLATDLRRSGYTVTDHIGIYPDGTHAFGVIGILKNGPGPTLLIRGDMDALPIVEETGLPYASHVTTKNKAGQEVGVMEACGHDIHTTVLMGTARALAADKSHWHGTLMILGQPSEETIDGAKAMLADHLYDRFGVPDMIIGLHDTNVHAAGTVGISIGNAMASSTSIDVTIRGIGGHGAYPNLGRDPILLSALFITQLQTIVSREEDPRSPSVVTVGSIHGGTKRNIIPDEVKLELTTRAFTEKSRQVILDAIHNMAAGLATSYNLPPAKSPTVTVIDTESAPATYNDPALSARVKAALVTAIGAPNVTEDLPVMGSEDVGVFALPQFNGGHKIPLVYYWLGAMNKEKFAAAQAAGTELPGYHTSHFEPDPIPTLETGVKTMTAAALALLQ; from the coding sequence ATGCTGAAATCCAGCCTGCTAGCCTGCCTCTGCGCCACCCTTCCCTTTGTCCAACAGACTGACGTCCAGCAGACCGACGCCCAGCAGACTGCCGCCCAAACCGCCCCCGCCCCATCTCTCCTCAACACCTACAAACAGATCCACGCCCACCCAGAACTCTCCCACTACGAGTCCAACACCTCCGCCCTCCTCGCCACCGACCTCCGCCGCTCCGGCTACACCGTCACAGACCACATCGGCATCTACCCCGACGGCACCCATGCCTTCGGCGTCATCGGCATCCTCAAAAACGGCCCCGGCCCCACCCTCCTCATCCGCGGCGACATGGACGCCCTCCCAATCGTCGAGGAGACCGGCCTCCCCTACGCCAGCCACGTCACCACCAAGAACAAAGCCGGCCAGGAAGTCGGCGTCATGGAAGCCTGCGGCCATGACATCCACACCACCGTCCTCATGGGCACCGCCCGAGCCCTCGCCGCAGACAAATCCCACTGGCACGGCACCCTCATGATCCTCGGCCAGCCCTCGGAAGAAACCATCGACGGAGCCAAAGCCATGCTCGCCGACCATCTCTACGACCGCTTCGGCGTTCCGGACATGATCATCGGTCTGCATGACACCAACGTCCACGCCGCCGGCACCGTCGGCATCTCCATCGGCAACGCCATGGCCTCGTCTACATCCATCGACGTCACAATCCGCGGCATAGGCGGCCACGGGGCCTACCCCAACCTCGGCCGCGACCCCATCCTCCTCTCCGCCCTCTTCATCACCCAGCTCCAGACCATTGTCAGTCGCGAAGAAGACCCGCGCTCCCCCTCCGTCGTCACCGTAGGCTCCATCCACGGCGGCACCAAGCGCAACATCATCCCGGACGAGGTCAAGCTGGAGCTCACCACCCGCGCCTTCACAGAAAAATCCCGCCAGGTCATCCTTGACGCCATCCACAACATGGCCGCCGGCCTCGCCACCTCTTACAACCTGCCCCCCGCCAAGTCCCCCACCGTCACCGTCATCGACACAGAATCCGCCCCCGCCACCTATAACGATCCCGCCCTCTCCGCCCGCGTCAAAGCCGCCCTCGTCACCGCCATCGGAGCACCCAACGTCACAGAAGACCTGCCCGTCATGGGGTCCGAGGATGTAGGCGTCTTCGCCCTCCCGCAGTTCAACGGCGGCCACAAGATCCCTCTCGTCTACTACTGGCTGGGCGCTATGAACAAGGAAAAGTTCGCCGCCGCCCAGGCCGCCGGCACAGAACTCCCCGGCTACCACACCAGCCACTTTGAGCCAGACCCCATCCCCACCCTCGAAACCGGTGTCAAAACCATGACCGCCGCCGCCTTGGCCCTCTTGCAATAG